Part of the Xenopus laevis strain J_2021 chromosome 2S, Xenopus_laevis_v10.1, whole genome shotgun sequence genome is shown below.
caaataatccaagttttgaaaaatgttcGAATTCggtttttgaaatttatcatactctggccctttaagaattcgtatttgactattcgccaccttaaacctgccgaattgctgtttttgcaaTGTGGGactcctgggatcaatttgaagttgattgagatttttcgggaaaaaaaaactcaaatcgaattcgatccgaGTTTGCGGATCCAATTCAATTTCAATTGGtcgttttttctttgaatttagaGTTAATGGGAGTCtatacaaactcccatgaactctaaattgacccttgataattctgccccttaatgtttacaaggttttctagtagatttaggggcagatttatcaagggtcgaatttctaaagtaatgggagtttttttgaaatttaaataaaaaaacaaaaaaacaaaatgaaatttattaaaaaaatctaagttttttttgcaggtgaataggctgtattctatcgtacaaatcgaatttgatttgaagtatttttttaaaaaaaacttagtccaccaattgattccatatgggttctaggaggtccccataggctaaagcagcaattcagcaggttttagatggtgaatggtcgaagtcttaaagagacagtacatgataaatttcgatattctaattttttcaaatttaatttggactattctttagtcgaaatacacaaaatagcttgaaattcaatttttttttacttcgaattttcactttgacccttcttgataaatctgccccttaaaatatgaagattatggaaaattatggaaagatctgttatccggaaaacccggtaagtcccaagcattctggataataggtccatacAATTATTCTGTTCTTAAAACTGCAGAGCTGCCCTTCCTTCAGCAGGTGGCGCACACTCCCTTACTGAAAATTCCTcactaaaagggttgttcacatttaaaggagaagtaaaccctaaaaatgaatggggctaaaaatggcatattttatatactgaacttattgcacaaagCTAAAGTttaagcttgtcaatagcagcaatgatccaggacttcaaacttgtcacagggggtcaccatcttggaaagtgtctgtgacactcacatgctcagtgggctctgattggctgttgagaagctaagcttagggctcgtcactaattatccagcagaaaatgagcttccctggctgtaatataagctgatgctacaggtttgctgattattaaattctgatgctaattgcactggtttctgtgctgccatgtagtaattatctgtattaattactaatcaaccttatattgtgacatttctattctatgtgtactgtatattgtgagtggctccctaagctcagtaactgacagcagcacagagcatgtgcagtgaatcagcagaaaagaagatggggagctactggggcatctttggagacacagatctttactgctaaagggctgtggttgccttgggctggtacagaagcacaaaacatcatgtacaacatttctagctacttctttagttaggctttagttctcctttaatttaaagggccagtacaccTCCCCTTTAGTACTGTGAATAGGCAGAGGAGGAAGGGGTGGTCATTGGCAGGAACGGGTGGGTGGCAGCAGAACTGTGAAGAGAACACCCTCAAAGAGTGCAACATGGTCTGGCAGTGAACGGGTTAAAGCCCAACACACTGGCAGTTATTGCAGGGAGGGCATATAAGGACCAGCGCAGATTAATGTCTCCCCGGGTGGAGAGAGAATGATGCAACGTCAGTGTCTGTTCTGCAAGTGGATCTGGACACAATCAAACAGGAGGTTTCCTGAAACTGTCGTAGCACTGCCAGCTGATTGGCTCACATCTCTGCAAGGGAATAAAACTGCTGCTCTGATCCCTGCAAACGAAACAACTCTCAGTCTGAACAGCTGGACAGGTGGGTAATAATAATCTTTATTATGGGCTCTGtctttattgtccctttaacccagtgatccccaaccagtagctcgtgattaacacgttgctctccgaccccatggatgttgctcccagtggcctcaaagcaggagcttatttttgatttacagtgttggaggcaagtttctgttgtacaggtacgggacctgttatccagaatgctcgggacctgggggtttccagataacggatctttccataatttggaccttcataccttaattctactagaaaatcatgtaaacattaaataaatccaataggatgggtttgctgccaataaggattaattatatcttagttgggatcaagtacaggtgtgggacctgttatccagaatgctcaggacctggggttttccagataacagatctttctgtattttggatcctcataccttaaacaATTATGTactaaacccaacaggctggttttgcttccaatagggattcattatatcttagttgggatcaaatacaggtatgggacctgttatccaaaatgctcggaccttgggttttctggataaaggatctttatgtattttggatcctcataccttaaattgccagcgggatggcacttggaactcTTAGTTTTcagaagtcgtccaaagtttcttCGGGaaagcttttcagggagattagtcgcccgaagaagaggcgatttgtcgctgggcgactaatctccccctatgtgtgtctctgccctaacggggttatttattaaaatccgaatgttaaagtctctaaaaattctagtttttttcactaggaaactcacatttttagagggaaacaaaaactagagtttttttgagatttattataccccaacgctgcaaaaagcccaaatctgaaaatcctccatctcagccctctcaaggtcctgtataagtcaacgggagaagcacatctcagtttgaagttttcctggtctgcgctgggtttagcccgaaaatctgactttttcagggtttttggacaaaaacttgAAAACACATTGAGCAATTCGgggaaaaaagacagaaaaatttgagcaatttgagcaAAGAGGCAGAAAAATTGGAGCGATTTGGGggtttgctcaattttatctagtttttccgCGATACGATAAAGGTaataaaataagctaaaatcgggcattgGAGTTTggtcgtagttttttttattaataaaatatgagataaattcggattttagtaaataacccccagtgtgtATTTGCAATTTAGTAACACTTTCAATAATacatagggatgcacggaatccactatttgggactcGGCCGAATCCCCTGAATCCTTGTTGAAAGATTTGTCTgattaccgaaccaaatcctaattagcatatgcaaattaggggcaggaaaacaaaaagtgggaaaaattcttcttttgtgaatacccgcaaagtgatcaggtttcgggcaaaaagtccCTGTGCGCGCAGTCCGCAGGTAACCGGGCTGGATACCTAAccaccctattaataacattgggatccctgaccttcctatatatttatctttattccctattaataacattgggatcactgaccttcctatatatttatctttattccctattaataacattgggatcactgaccttcctatatatttatctttattccctattaataacattgggatcactgaccttcctatatatttatctttattccctattaataacattgggatcactgaccttcctatatatttatctttattccctattaataaaaatgggatcactggccttcctatatatttatctttattccctattaataacattgggatcactggccttcctatatatttatctttattccctattaataacattgggatcactgaccttcctatatattgatctttattctctattaataacattgggatcaaacatcatTTATACcatccaggccagtaaaatactgggcaggtggtaaccctataaagccctaataaatatacaatttcagtaaatattggtaaaacagctcagaCATTTTGATGACCAGCAGATTTTTGGCCCAAAagtgtctgaaattgaggaaagtcaccggaaaatgtgagaatgcttaagagtgacgggagactggggtacagagcccaaaatctggtaactcccgacttctacacaagtcagtcccattgcatgctgggtattgtagtcttacattcaacttggcaaaaagttaaacaaaaacaacattacccaagatgcattgggagacgcaggcttggccacattagggcaagaaaaaactttggttgGTTTCCAAGTTGGAAATTAGCCACAGACCCAAGAATCGGTGACTtgtctagtttgtactttcaaaaccggcGTGGGATTTAAATTTGGCTGTAAATCAGCCAACCTGATAACCCTGATGGCGGGTGTAACTGGTGACCCATTTGTAAGCTTTTTGGGAAAATCATTCAGTTGTTGCAGAAACATCACTCAAACGATGACTAATCTGACCATGTGATTATTCTAGTTTCAGTTCCTGTTCTGTattagcagaaaataaaatggaatacGATGGATTATCATGATTGCCCCTGAGGGGTCTGGGATGTGCCATTTATATATCTGATGTGTTTTGTTCCCAGAGCACCGAAAAGAAGACCGAGAGTTTAGACCTTGATCCGGATTCGCGTTCGGATGCACAAAATGAGCCGGTGGATTCAGTGAGCAGAGGTTCTGGGGGAAGCAGCGCAAGGAAAGAGGAGAAATTGTCACAACCATTCATTGTGCTGAGCCAGGATGAGTATGCGGAGCACCATTCCTCCATCATGCACTGCAGGTACTGATCCTCATTCAAAAAAACAGAAAGCCGAAATCCTTGGGCAACTGTATAACCACAATGATTTCTACAGTGGGTTcaggtgctcatgccccaaaCCTGCAGCAAAGGGGAGTGAGTCATAGAAAATTGattgtaggcaggcaccaatccggaacaccagaaagtagaatccaggagcccaacgtttaaagggcatgtaaaggcaaaataataaaacctcatttttactttcttttatgaaaaagaaacctatctccaatatactttaattaaaaaatctgtactgtttttataagaaacctgactgtatgcagtgaaattctcccttcatttactgctgtggataggaattgtcagacggtccctaactgctctgcagggaaacaatcatacttatgaacagcagggggagcccccgccttacttcccagccatgcagaactcaagcagctttgtttgtttccctgtagagcagtcggagactgtagagatttgtattggattttatttttgcctttacatcccctttactgtttccaaatcCTTTCCTCCAAAAaactcttaaaacgcacttctttagagaagcctcccctccctctgcttaactaccaaatgcaataccacatacagtactacatctctcacccactcatATCTGATCTTGCCCAATCCCAcgccttgtgtcttattcccttccctttagattgtaagctcttttgcacagggccttcctcgccTTTTGTAACTTATTGGTTGTGTTGTAtttaactccatatgttctatgtatgtaattcatgtgatttcgttgtataaacacatttactttacagcactgagaaatatgctggcgcaatataaataaatgtcaataataataatgatatcactctctacatcattctaagagttaactcaaaggtgaaccatccatttaaaGTAGATTTTTTGCCAGCCGTTAACATTATTGCTTTTTCTCTGGCAGGGTCGACTGCTCCGGGCGCCGGGTGGCTAGTCTGGATGTTGACGGGGTGATTAAAATCTGGTCTATTGATGGCATCATGCAGACAAAAGCTTCCGCCATCTCCAAGTCGGCTCTGCTCTCCCTGGAATGGGCgacaaagagagacagactgGTGAGAGAGTCCTTCATATGGCTGTTCATAATTTGTCAAGTTTTCATTTAACCCTCTATTCTATCCCACCACTGGGATTTGGTATCTTTGCTGAATAACTCTGTACtgattctgaaataattaagtttatcttcactattcctctctcagcatctgtttctcttcattctgtcttcattcagcagttgggtgtcaggtgaatgatccagatgtattagagctcactctattaaaatcaccagacatcatgtctctctatttTCAGGATTTGAGCAGAATTGAATTGagcagaatttttgttttttagaatctatttgtactggaatcagttatttgagtgagctctaatacatctgataggaaaggaagcccccctaaaagatatatggatctaactgtcagtgattatctgacacccaactgctgcatgaagacagaatgaagagaaacagatgctgagagaggaatagtgaagataaacttgattttttcagaaacaatgcggaatatttaattggttgtatttagaaagtttcttatttcagtatgatgacgcttatattaaattttcatttttgctatagttccccttaaTGAGAAGTGACTATTCTTATCCATGCAGATGGGTTGCAAGTGGACAGCCAGACAAAACTGCCCAAATGAGGATTTCTTTGTCCCCAGTGCTGTCTGAGGACCACAGATATATTTGAATAACATCATAATCCTGCCATCAGCCTCATGAGTTGCAGCCAATGATTGGCCAAAAAGGCATCCATCCATTTGCCTATACCTGAGCACATACACACTAGGTTGACAACCATCTCATTGAGGTTAACCTTTCCAAGGTCACCCATCCAGagaacaagaaaacaaaaccatGATAGTTCTAATTCTATGAGTTGGGAACCAAAATTGGATCTCTGTGCAGTTCATGTGGGTCTTCAGTGAAGTTCCTTCTACATCCAGTATTTAAAATAAGGCACATCATTACTTCTGAGCCAATGCTGGGGTCACAACGCTACTCCAACTGGGATCCTCTAAGAAACCATTCCCTGCCAACCCAACTGCCAATTCAGCCTCATGAGTTGCAGCCAATGATGCCCAAAATGGCATCCATCCATTTGCCTAAACCTGAGCACATACACACTAGGTTGACAACCATCTCATTGAGGTCAACCTTTCCAAAACCACCCAACCAGagaacaagaaaacaaaaccatGATAGTTCTAATTCTATGAGTTGGGAACCAAAATTGGATCTCTGTGCAGTTCATGGTGGGTCTCAGTGAAGTTCCTTCTACatcagtatttaaaataaggcACATCATTACTTCTGAGCCAATGCTGGAGTTGCAACGCTAACTCAAACTGGGAGAAACCATGCCCTGCCAGCCA
Proteins encoded:
- the LOC108710737 gene encoding WD repeat-containing protein 91 isoform X1 → MHCRVDCSGRRVASLDVDGVIKIWSIDGIMQTKASAISKSALLSLEWATKRDRLVNTIDAIISLYLKGLTWRHLYLLFSSVTETKPEQMKKEIL
- the LOC108710737 gene encoding WD repeat-containing protein 91 isoform X2: MHCRVDCSGRRVASLDVDGVIKIWSIDGIMQTKASAISKSALLSLEWATKRDRLMGCKWTARQNCPNEDFFVPSAV